In one Magallana gigas chromosome 9, xbMagGiga1.1, whole genome shotgun sequence genomic region, the following are encoded:
- the LOC105337970 gene encoding uncharacterized protein — MARNGVVFVLLLSFNVMYGLIIHTEPDNLQVAVTENVVHVTGSILSSNLDKLRGHVLKKLRAGLEVSPDFLTNSNLSATIKIWCPISGSRVFWVSPQILVKQLDNATKLYLEFALPEEYSFECINSDFWNLTVSFLNGDRKLNTQRYKQSLRFDKLEAYFQEADCDYNTSSCFPWKTDGTTESFNSCTSSYCENIPKLENRLTYMAAPESIRTYWKSRDIYGSGSSCSLNLYMTAHSATYLRVSINSSKGTSSLLREKFNEENMDWTVVKIPIGKVDEVFRLNVCIYTIYIAAIERIWLENCTAMEADTSCAGDDFRCSSGKCIPRDRVCDLNPDCPLLDDEDKEFCKSQMYEEFCDLERDTCNWTPTPECSFAKQDLFIYDPVLMKHKKYCNYDEQDFVFVAQNCKNGVHSSLTSPLMPPFNSSKDCRLRLWYVADMFDVIKVKVCSNESSCIIIKSLTSWGSEPEWNRVSIPLPHHYQPYYVVLQGKQAYGKVLLDQISFTADCFTKSDTWQEPRLEEVSMINNTEDSSDYILTVIGVGAGVVLALITAVVIFSVFKKRRDIKSNESCQNILPSSTASSGLDGKCSFPVDISDSSSADCERQSLVPSNLAVSSISPYYEWTEDKIRDIPRKKITLVKLLGTGAFGEVYYGMLADVSRRKNLPIAVKKLITLCPEQTKAELFFEAITLSKFSHPNIVRFLGISTDEMDQSMYLLLELMEGGDLRTFIRESRPKQPNEPSYLTLHDLLKLGMDVARGCQYLEQNKFIHRDIAARNCLLTEKGPNRVAKIGDFGMARDVLRTNYYRKNGRAMVPVKWMPPESFLDGIFTSKTDIWAFGVVLWELFTMGHVPYPGKSNDNVMKYVKGGGRLEQTPLSPHPVYDLMMQCWHVNPDFRPNFASVVDELERIYNEEELSSLITYEDIMGIPSNTCDKDHMTSGSVTYATDIKESSSSLKLMSDADGD; from the exons ATGGCAAGAAACGGAGTCGTATTCGTTCTCCTTCTGTCGTTCAATGTGATGTACGGACTAATCATCCACACAGAACCAGATAATCTACAAGTGGCTGTTACGGAAAATGTCGTACATGTGACTGGCTCGATCCTGTCCAGTAATCTAGACAAACTTAGAGGCCACGTACTTAAAAAACTCAGAGCAGGTTTAGAGGTGTCACCAGATTTCTTGACAAATTCAAATCTTTCTGCTACAATCAAAATATGGTGTCCAATATCTGGCTCTCGGGTCTTTTGGGTCTCGCCACAGATTCTAGTGAAACAGTTGGACAATGCAACGaaattatatcttgaatttGCTCTGCCTGAAGAATACAGCTTTGAGTGCATCAACAGCGATTTTTGGAACTTGACAGTGTCGTTTTTAAATGGAGACAGGAAACTGAATACTCAACGATATAAACAGTCTTTAAGATTTGACAAGTTGGAAGCATATTTTCAAG AGGCCGACTGTGACTATAACACAAGCTCGTGTTTTCCCTGGAAGACGGATGGGACAACTGAAAGCTTTAACTCTTGTACCTCTAGTTACTGTGAAAACATCCCTAAACTAGAGAACAGGCTTACGTACATGGCTGCCCCAG AGTCCATCAGAACGTATTGGAAGTCACGTGATATATACGGAAGTGGAAGTAGCTGCTCCTTAAACCTCTACATGACCGCCCATTCGGCGACGTATCTTAGAGTGTCAATCAATTCATCTAAAGGAACAAGCTCCTTGTTGCGGGAGAAGTTTAACGAGGAAAACAT GGACTGGACAGTGGTTAAAATTCCTATCGGCAAAGTAGACGAAGTCTTTAGACTGAACGTGTGTATTTACACGATTTACATAGCAGCTATCGAGAGGATTTGGTTGGAGAATTGCACCGCCATGGAAG CGGACACCAGCTGTGCGGGCGATGACTTTCGGTGTTCCTCTGGGAAATGCATACCACGTGACCGAGTGTGTGACCTGAATCCTGATTGTCCACTTCTGGATGATGAAGACAAAGAGTTTTGTA AAAGTCAGATGTATGAGGAATTTTGTGATCTAGAAAGAGATACCTGTAATTGGACTCCAACTCCAGAGTGCTCGTTCGCGAAACAGGACCTCTTTATTTATGATCCAGTTCTAATGAAACATAAGAAATATTGCAATTATGATGAACAAG attttgtctTCGTTGcccaaaattgcaaaaatggtGTCCATTCGTCTTTGACGAGTCCATTGATGCCTCCTTTTAATTCTTCAAAGGATTGCAGG ttacgtCTTTGGTATGTTGCCGATATGTTTGATGTTATCAAAGTCAAGGTGTGTTCTAACGAGTCCAGTTGTATCATCATCAAAAGCTTGACCAGTTGGGGAAGCGAGCCGGAATGGAACAGGGTGTCTATACCTCTACCACATCATTATCAGCC GTATTATGTCGTATTGCAAGGGAAGCAGGCATACGGCAAGGTGCTACTGGATCAGATTAGTTTTACGGCTGACTGCTTCACAAAGTCAGACACATGGCAAGAGCCACGTTTGGAAGAAG TGTCAATGATCAACAACACTGAAGACAGTTCGGACTACATTCTGACAGTGATCGGGGTGGGAGCTGGAGTTGTTCTGGCATTGATAACGGCCGTAGTCATTTTTTCAG ttttcaaaaagaGACGAGACATCAAATCTAACGAAAGCTGCCAAAATATACTCCCGTCATCCACTGCATCTTCCGGTCTTGATGGAAAATGTTCTTTTCCGGTGGATATTTCCGATTCCTCGTCAGCGGACTGTGAGCGCCAGTCCTTGGTTCCCAGTAACCTAGCGGTCTCTAGCATCTCCCCGTATTACGAGTGGACCGAGGATAAAATCAGAGATATTCCGAGAAAGAAGATCACACTTGTAAA GTTACTTGGTACAGGCGCATTTGGTGAGGTGTACTATGGGATGCTGGCGGACGTATCTCGTCGAAAAAATCTTCCTATAGCAGTAAAG aAACTAATTACTTTATGTCCGGAGCAAACAAAAGCAGAGCTCTTCTTTGAAGCAATAACCCTGAG CAAGTTTAGCCATCCAAACATTGTTCGATTTCTCGGGATATCGACAGACGAGATGGACCAGTCCATGTATCTTTTGCTTGAGTTGATGGAAGGTGGCGACTTGAGGACATTTATCCGAGAGTCTCGTCCGAAGCAG CCAAATGAACCCTCCTACCTAACACTCCATGACCTCCTGAAGTTAGGAATGGATGTAGCTCGCGGATGTCAATACTTAGAGCAGAACAAATTCATTCATAG AGATATTGCTGCAAGAAATTGTTTACTAACAGAGAAAGGACCAAATCGTGTAGCAAAAATAGGGGACTTTGGAATGGCTAGAGACGTTTTAag GACAAACTACTATAGAAAGAATGGTAGGGCGATGGTCCCCGTGAAATGGATGCCCCCGGAGAGTTTTCTTGATGGAATATTTACTTCCAAGACAGACATTTG GGCTTTTGGAGTTGTATTGTGGGAATTATTTACAATGGGTCACGTGCCATATCCCGGCAAATCTAACGATAACGTAATGAAGTATGTCAAGGGTGGAGGAAGACTTGAACAAACGCCACTGAGTCCGCATCCAGT ATATGATTTAATGATGCAATGTTGGCATGTGAATCCAGATTTTCGACCAAATTTTGCATCAGTTGTGGATGAACTAGAAAGAATTTACAAT GAAGAAGAATTATCATCCCTGATAACATATGAAGATATCATGGGTATCCCATCAAACACTTGTGATAAAGATCACATGACATCCGGTAGTGTGACGTATGCAACGGATATTAAAGAAAGTAGTAGCAGCTTGAAGTTGATGTCTGATGCTGATGGTGATTAA